A window of the Proteus terrae subsp. cibarius genome harbors these coding sequences:
- a CDS encoding tetratricopeptide repeat protein, with amino-acid sequence MTFIKYISTFISLITLFFSFSLHANFEEQDKRKFEDTRKEALNHNAPAQYQLAEMYLMGTGVEKNILNAQLWANEAIKNDYADAYALLADLYLFNADPYFKNYYVEARKLATIAANKGSIRGKISLATALMAPLSGETDYKKAIILLEEAAATHQPELVYAPIWLGVLYSGVGNVPVDTEKANMWFAKANEMTFEGFAQAMASFMFSGQYYIIEPNKQKADELMQQACEEAKKVGNEFYCQQAFN; translated from the coding sequence ATGACATTTATTAAATATATTTCGACCTTTATCAGCCTAATTACACTTTTTTTCTCGTTTTCTTTACATGCTAATTTTGAAGAGCAAGACAAAAGAAAATTTGAAGATACTCGCAAAGAAGCACTAAATCACAATGCACCAGCTCAATATCAATTAGCTGAAATGTATTTAATGGGAACCGGTGTCGAAAAAAATATTCTTAATGCTCAATTATGGGCAAATGAGGCAATAAAAAACGACTATGCCGATGCCTATGCATTACTTGCTGATCTCTATTTATTTAATGCGGATCCTTACTTTAAAAATTATTATGTTGAAGCGAGAAAATTAGCAACAATCGCAGCAAATAAAGGAAGCATAAGAGGAAAAATAAGTTTAGCAACGGCTCTTATGGCACCTTTATCTGGTGAAACAGATTACAAAAAAGCAATTATATTATTAGAAGAAGCCGCAGCAACTCATCAACCAGAGCTTGTTTACGCTCCGATTTGGCTAGGTGTTCTTTATAGCGGAGTGGGTAATGTACCTGTAGATACTGAAAAAGCGAATATGTGGTTTGCAAAAGCTAATGAAATGACTTTTGAAGGATTTGCTCAAGCAATGGCTTCTTTTATGTTCTCTGGTCAATATTATATTATCGAGCCAAACAAGCAAAAAGCAGATGAATTAATGCAACAAGCTTGTGAAGAAGCAAAAAAAGTTGGCAATGAGTTTTATTGCCAACAAGCGTTTAATTAA
- the murQ gene encoding N-acetylmuramic acid 6-phosphate etherase, whose amino-acid sequence MAIDLSNLVTESRNHNSENIDTLSTFDMLKVINNEDKKVPLAVEKTLPEITQLVDKVAIAFSQGGRLIYCGAGTSGRLGILDASECPPTYGTPHEMVIGLIAGGHKAILQAVENAEDNTQLGEQDLRQLNFNEQDILVGITASGRTPYVISALQYAKSLGATTGAISCNPESPIAKLADIAITPIVGAEVVTGSSRMKAGTAQKLILNMITTGAMIKIGKVFGNLMVDVEATNAKLVERQIRIVMQATECERAIAEEALSQCHRQCKTAILMILANVDAQQATQMLNQNKGFIRKALGE is encoded by the coding sequence ATGGCGATTGACCTTAGCAATCTTGTCACAGAAAGTAGAAATCATAACAGTGAAAATATAGACACGCTTTCAACCTTCGATATGCTAAAAGTCATTAATAATGAAGATAAAAAAGTGCCATTAGCAGTCGAAAAAACGTTACCTGAAATTACTCAATTAGTTGATAAAGTTGCGATTGCTTTTTCTCAAGGTGGTCGTCTTATTTATTGTGGCGCTGGTACATCGGGGCGATTAGGGATTTTAGATGCCAGTGAATGCCCTCCAACTTATGGTACACCTCATGAAATGGTGATTGGATTAATTGCTGGTGGACACAAGGCTATTTTACAAGCGGTCGAGAATGCAGAAGATAATACTCAATTAGGCGAACAAGATTTACGCCAACTTAATTTTAATGAGCAAGATATTTTAGTGGGTATTACTGCAAGTGGTAGAACACCGTATGTGATAAGCGCTCTGCAGTATGCAAAATCATTAGGTGCAACAACAGGGGCGATAAGTTGCAATCCAGAAAGCCCGATTGCCAAACTTGCTGATATTGCCATTACACCGATTGTGGGTGCTGAAGTGGTAACAGGTTCATCACGTATGAAAGCCGGCACAGCACAAAAACTTATCTTAAATATGATAACAACAGGTGCGATGATAAAAATCGGCAAAGTTTTTGGTAATTTAATGGTGGATGTTGAAGCGACTAATGCCAAATTGGTTGAACGCCAAATTCGCATTGTAATGCAAGCAACCGAGTGTGAAAGAGCTATCGCTGAAGAAGCGTTATCACAATGTCATCGTCAGTGTAAAACGGCAATTCTTATGATCTTAGCAAATGTAGATGCACAGCAGGCCACACAGATGCTTAATCAAAACAAAGGATTTATTAGAAAGGCGTTGGGTGAGTGA
- a CDS encoding YicC/YloC family endoribonuclease: MIRSMTAFARRDIKKDWGSAAWELRSVNQRYLETYIRLPEQLRSLEPVIRERLRNRLTRGKIECNLRFDLNARFQGELNLDENLAKQLIVSANWVKSHSHEGTISPFDILRWPGVISAQEQDLDAIGTELLAELDLAIDAFIASREAEGQSLKVLIEQRLDAVCEEVVKVRAQMPEVLQWQRERLTSKLEEAQVQIDNNRLEQELVMLAQRLDVAEELDRLEAHVKETRKILVKKEAVGRRLDFMMQEFNRESNTLASKSINTEVTNSAIELKVLIEQMREQIQNIE; this comes from the coding sequence ATGATCCGTAGCATGACCGCTTTTGCTCGCCGAGACATCAAAAAAGACTGGGGTAGCGCTGCATGGGAACTACGTTCCGTCAACCAACGCTACCTTGAAACTTATATTCGTTTACCTGAGCAATTACGTAGTTTAGAACCTGTTATTCGTGAACGTCTACGTAATCGCTTAACGCGCGGTAAAATTGAATGTAACTTACGTTTTGATCTTAATGCTCGCTTTCAAGGCGAACTTAATCTTGATGAAAATTTAGCAAAACAACTGATTGTTTCTGCCAACTGGGTAAAAAGCCACAGCCATGAAGGGACTATCAGCCCATTTGATATTTTACGTTGGCCGGGTGTTATTTCCGCACAAGAGCAAGATTTAGATGCCATTGGTACTGAGCTTTTAGCTGAATTAGATTTAGCGATCGACGCCTTCATCGCAAGCCGTGAAGCAGAAGGGCAATCACTGAAAGTACTTATCGAACAGCGTTTAGATGCTGTTTGCGAAGAAGTTGTTAAGGTGAGAGCACAGATGCCAGAAGTTTTACAATGGCAACGTGAACGCTTAACAAGCAAATTAGAAGAAGCTCAAGTTCAAATTGATAATAATCGTTTAGAGCAAGAGTTAGTGATGTTAGCGCAACGTTTAGATGTTGCTGAAGAGCTTGATAGATTAGAAGCTCACGTTAAAGAAACACGAAAAATTCTTGTAAAAAAAGAAGCCGTAGGTCGCCGTCTTGATTTTATGATGCAAGAATTTAACCGTGAATCCAATACATTAGCATCGAAATCAATTAATACTGAAGTCACTAATTCAGCCATTGAATTAAAAGTTTTAATTGAACAAATGCGTGAGCAAATTCAAAATATTGAGTAA
- the rph gene encoding ribonuclease PH translates to MRPADRQADQVRPITITRHYTKHAEGSVLVEFGDTKVLCNATVEEGVPRFLKGQGQGWVTAEYGMLPRATNSRNAREAARGKQTGRTMEIQRLIARSLRAAVDLKALGEFTITVDCDVIQADGGTRTASISGACVALVDALNKMVEEGKLKKSPLKSMVAAVSVGIVDGEPLCDLEYVEDSAAETDMNVVMIDDGRMIEVQGTAEGAPFSHEELLALLALAKGGLEKIFEAQKEALKQ, encoded by the coding sequence ATGCGTCCAGCAGACAGACAAGCAGACCAAGTACGTCCTATTACCATCACTCGCCATTATACAAAACACGCTGAGGGTTCTGTATTAGTCGAATTTGGTGATACTAAAGTCTTGTGTAACGCCACTGTAGAAGAGGGTGTACCACGTTTTCTTAAAGGGCAAGGGCAAGGTTGGGTAACCGCAGAATACGGTATGCTTCCTCGCGCAACAAATAGTCGTAATGCACGTGAAGCGGCTCGTGGTAAACAAACCGGCCGTACTATGGAAATTCAACGCTTAATTGCACGCTCATTACGTGCTGCTGTTGATTTAAAAGCATTAGGTGAATTCACTATCACTGTTGATTGTGATGTTATTCAAGCTGATGGAGGTACACGTACGGCCTCTATCTCTGGTGCTTGCGTCGCATTAGTTGATGCTTTAAATAAAATGGTTGAAGAAGGTAAACTGAAAAAGAGCCCTCTTAAATCAATGGTCGCCGCTGTATCTGTGGGAATTGTTGATGGTGAACCATTATGCGATCTCGAATATGTTGAAGATTCTGCCGCAGAAACAGATATGAATGTGGTGATGATTGATGATGGTCGTATGATTGAAGTTCAAGGTACGGCAGAAGGCGCACCATTTAGCCATGAAGAATTACTTGCTTTACTCGCCCTTGCAAAGGGGGGGTTAGAGAAAATATTTGAAGCGCAAAAAGAGGCGCTTAAGCAATAA
- the pyrE gene encoding orotate phosphoribosyltransferase, producing the protein MKAYQRRFIELALAKNVLKFGEFTLKSGRVSPYFFNAGLFNTGRDLALLGQFYAQTLLDNNVSCDVLFGPAYKGIPIATTTAVALVEHHDIDIPYCFNRKEAKDHGEGGTLVGSPLKGNVVIVDDVITAGTAIRESMEIIKQHDATLSAVLLSLDRQEKGREELSAIQELKRDYQCQVYSIITLDDLISYLSENKTLSEHLPAVKAYRERYGVN; encoded by the coding sequence ATGAAAGCCTACCAACGCCGCTTTATCGAACTAGCATTAGCAAAAAATGTCCTGAAATTTGGTGAGTTTACACTGAAATCAGGAAGGGTGAGTCCTTACTTTTTTAATGCCGGTTTATTTAATACAGGGCGTGATTTGGCTTTACTGGGGCAGTTCTATGCGCAAACATTATTAGATAATAATGTGTCTTGTGATGTGCTGTTTGGGCCCGCTTATAAAGGGATACCTATTGCAACCACAACGGCAGTCGCATTGGTTGAACATCATGATATCGATATCCCTTACTGTTTTAATCGTAAAGAGGCTAAAGATCATGGTGAAGGAGGAACATTAGTAGGAAGCCCATTGAAAGGTAATGTTGTGATTGTCGATGATGTCATTACAGCAGGTACTGCAATTCGGGAATCAATGGAAATCATAAAACAGCATGATGCAACGCTTTCTGCTGTGTTATTAAGTTTGGATAGACAAGAGAAAGGGCGAGAAGAACTTTCCGCAATACAAGAGTTAAAACGTGATTATCAATGCCAAGTGTATTCGATTATTACCTTGGATGATTTAATTAGTTATCTAAGTGAGAATAAAACATTGTCTGAGCATTTACCTGCGGTTAAAGCTTATCGAGAGCGCTATGGCGTGAATTAA
- the slmA gene encoding nucleoid occlusion factor SlmA, giving the protein MAEEKETKKKRNRRDEILQSLAQMLESSDGSQRITTAKLAATVGVSEAALYRHFPSKTKMFDSLIEFIEDSLVSRINLILKDEKEAVARIRLILILILGFAEKNPGLSRILTGHALMFEQDRLQGRINQLYERIEVQLRQVIKERKIREGSAFLHDEALLASQLLAFCEGMLARFVRTEFRYQPTQEFEARWPLILAQLQ; this is encoded by the coding sequence ATGGCAGAAGAAAAAGAAACCAAAAAGAAAAGAAATAGACGGGATGAAATCTTACAGTCACTTGCCCAAATGTTGGAATCAAGTGATGGTAGTCAGCGCATCACAACGGCAAAACTTGCCGCTACTGTTGGTGTATCTGAAGCCGCACTCTATCGACATTTTCCCAGTAAAACCAAAATGTTTGATAGCTTGATTGAGTTTATCGAAGATAGCTTAGTCTCCCGTATTAATTTGATTTTAAAAGACGAAAAAGAGGCTGTTGCAAGAATTCGCTTAATTCTTATCTTGATCCTCGGTTTTGCTGAGAAAAACCCGGGGCTATCTCGTATTTTGACTGGTCATGCATTGATGTTTGAACAAGACAGATTACAAGGGCGAATAAACCAGCTTTATGAGCGTATTGAGGTTCAACTACGACAAGTCATTAAAGAGCGTAAAATTCGTGAAGGTAGTGCTTTCTTGCATGATGAAGCATTACTTGCTTCACAACTACTCGCTTTTTGTGAAGGTATGTTAGCGCGCTTTGTACGCACAGAATTTCGCTATCAACCCACTCAAGAATTTGAAGCTCGCTGGCCATTAATTTTGGCACAGTTACAATGA
- the dut gene encoding dUTP diphosphatase gives MMKKIDVKILDARIGQEYPLPAYATTGSAGLDLRACLDAPLVLEPGQTELLPTGLAVHIADEGLAAMVLPRSGLGHKHGVVLGNLVGLIDSDYQGQLMVSVWNRGQTAFTIEPGERIAQMIIVPVVQAEFNIVEDFTATERGSGGFGHSGRQ, from the coding sequence ATGATGAAAAAAATTGATGTTAAAATCCTTGATGCACGTATTGGTCAAGAATATCCACTTCCTGCTTATGCCACGACAGGCTCTGCTGGTTTAGATTTACGCGCTTGCCTTGATGCACCATTAGTTCTTGAACCAGGGCAAACCGAATTATTACCTACAGGTCTTGCTGTACATATTGCCGATGAAGGATTAGCAGCAATGGTACTTCCTCGCTCAGGTTTAGGCCATAAACACGGTGTTGTATTAGGTAACTTAGTTGGGCTGATTGATTCCGATTACCAAGGTCAACTGATGGTATCTGTTTGGAATCGTGGTCAAACAGCATTTACCATCGAACCGGGTGAGCGTATTGCTCAAATGATTATCGTACCCGTCGTTCAAGCTGAATTTAATATTGTTGAAGATTTTACCGCAACGGAACGTGGTAGCGGTGGCTTTGGTCACTCCGGCCGCCAATAA
- the coaBC gene encoding bifunctional phosphopantothenoylcysteine decarboxylase/phosphopantothenate--cysteine ligase CoaBC, whose product MTTLHDKKIILGISGGIAAYKAPELVRRLREKGAIVRVVMTPAAHAFVTPLSLQAVSGFPVADDLLDPAAEAAMGHIELGKWADLILLAPATADLIARLRVGMANDLLTTLCLASSAPIAIAPAMNQQMYRATITQENLSALEQRGCLIWGPDSGSQACGDVGPGRMLDPLALVALAEKQLALQPQDFAGKKITITAGPTREALDPVRFISNHSSGKMGFAIAQAAALRGADVTLIAGPVTLPTPACVKRIDVESAQEMYEQVMLIAPSQDIFIGCAAVADYRAKLIATEKIKKQGDEVTITMVKNPDIVASVGKMIEHRPFVVGFAAETQNVEEYARKKREQKQLDLICANDVSIENQGFNSDNNALHLIWANGEVRLPHSSKAQLSHRLLDEIAKHYDEKN is encoded by the coding sequence ATGACTACACTTCACGACAAAAAGATTATTCTTGGTATCAGTGGTGGTATTGCGGCCTATAAAGCACCTGAACTTGTACGCCGTTTACGTGAGAAAGGGGCAATTGTGCGAGTTGTAATGACACCCGCAGCTCATGCATTTGTGACACCTTTATCACTACAAGCTGTTTCTGGTTTTCCTGTTGCGGATGATTTACTTGATCCAGCTGCAGAAGCCGCTATGGGGCATATTGAATTAGGTAAATGGGCTGATTTAATTCTACTTGCACCTGCTACTGCCGATCTTATTGCGCGTTTACGAGTGGGTATGGCAAATGATTTACTTACCACACTCTGTTTAGCGAGTAGTGCACCTATCGCTATTGCGCCAGCAATGAATCAGCAAATGTACAGAGCCACGATTACACAAGAAAATTTATCCGCTTTAGAACAACGAGGCTGTTTAATTTGGGGGCCTGACTCAGGTAGCCAAGCTTGTGGTGATGTAGGACCGGGACGAATGTTAGATCCTTTAGCTCTTGTCGCATTAGCTGAAAAACAACTTGCTTTACAGCCACAAGATTTTGCAGGTAAAAAAATTACGATAACCGCAGGTCCGACTCGTGAAGCCTTAGATCCAGTGCGTTTTATCAGTAATCATAGCTCCGGGAAAATGGGATTTGCGATTGCACAAGCGGCCGCATTACGTGGAGCTGATGTCACACTTATCGCAGGGCCTGTCACATTACCGACACCCGCTTGTGTTAAACGTATTGACGTTGAAAGCGCACAAGAAATGTATGAACAAGTGATGCTAATCGCACCTTCACAAGATATTTTTATTGGTTGTGCGGCGGTTGCAGATTACCGCGCTAAACTTATCGCGACTGAAAAAATAAAAAAACAAGGTGATGAAGTCACCATCACTATGGTAAAAAACCCCGACATTGTCGCGAGTGTCGGAAAAATGATTGAACACCGTCCTTTTGTTGTTGGATTTGCAGCCGAAACCCAGAATGTGGAAGAATATGCCCGCAAAAAACGAGAACAAAAGCAACTCGATTTAATCTGTGCCAATGATGTTTCAATAGAAAATCAAGGCTTTAACAGTGACAATAATGCATTACACCTTATTTGGGCTAATGGAGAAGTGCGCTTACCACACAGTAGTAAAGCACAACTTAGCCATCGCCTACTTGACGAGATAGCCAAACATTATGATGAAAAAAATTGA
- the radC gene encoding RadC family protein: MENQSVSELLPREKLLLYGVESLTDIELLALFLRTGTYEKSVLELAAFLLKECGSLYHVINADYETLGRFKGVGVGKFTQLQAINEMAQRFSTTQFMYKNVLSSSEDTKYYLQKLLHWRDREVFVVLFLDNQNQLIAFEEMFKGTINRVEVHPREIVRQSIKKNATSIILAHNHPSGICEPSLADKVITEKIFTACQLVGVNVLDHLVIGHDNCVSFAERGWL, from the coding sequence ATGGAAAATCAATCGGTTAGTGAACTTTTACCTAGAGAAAAATTATTACTTTATGGCGTTGAATCACTCACTGATATTGAGTTATTGGCGCTCTTTTTACGCACAGGCACTTATGAAAAATCTGTATTAGAACTGGCAGCGTTTTTACTGAAAGAGTGTGGTTCTCTTTATCATGTTATTAATGCTGATTATGAAACCTTAGGGCGTTTTAAAGGTGTTGGTGTAGGAAAGTTTACCCAGCTACAAGCGATTAATGAAATGGCACAGCGCTTTTCTACAACACAATTTATGTATAAAAATGTATTATCTTCTTCAGAAGATACAAAGTATTACTTACAAAAATTATTGCATTGGCGAGACAGAGAAGTGTTTGTGGTACTGTTTCTCGATAATCAAAATCAATTGATTGCATTTGAAGAGATGTTTAAAGGAACAATTAACAGAGTAGAGGTTCATCCTAGAGAAATTGTCCGTCAATCAATAAAAAAGAATGCAACATCTATCATTCTTGCTCATAATCACCCTTCTGGTATTTGCGAACCAAGTCTCGCAGATAAAGTAATAACAGAAAAAATTTTTACTGCTTGCCAATTAGTGGGTGTAAATGTACTCGATCACCTTGTGATAGGGCATGATAATTGTGTTTCTTTCGCAGAACGAGGTTGGTTGTAG
- the rpmB gene encoding 50S ribosomal protein L28 — translation MSRVCQVTGKRPVSGNNRSHALNATKRRFLPNLHSHRFWVESEKRFVTLRVSAKGMRVIDKKGIESVLADLRARGEKF, via the coding sequence ATGTCCCGAGTCTGCCAAGTTACCGGCAAGCGTCCTGTGAGTGGAAACAACCGCTCTCACGCATTAAACGCGACTAAACGCCGTTTTCTGCCAAACCTGCACTCTCACCGTTTCTGGGTTGAGTCTGAGAAACGTTTCGTAACTCTGCGTGTATCTGCTAAAGGTATGCGTGTGATTGATAAGAAAGGCATCGAATCTGTATTAGCAGATTTACGTGCCCGTGGTGAGAAGTTCTAA
- the rpmG gene encoding 50S ribosomal protein L33, which produces MAKGIREKIKLVSSAGTGHFYTTTKNKRTMPEKLEMKKFDPVVRQHVLYKEAKIK; this is translated from the coding sequence ATGGCTAAAGGTATTCGCGAGAAAATTAAACTCGTTTCTTCTGCTGGTACAGGTCACTTCTATACCACTACGAAGAACAAACGCACTATGCCAGAAAAACTGGAAATGAAAAAATTCGATCCAGTTGTTCGTCAACATGTGCTTTATAAAGAAGCTAAAATTAAATAA
- a CDS encoding glycosyltransferase family 4 protein → MSKSVLSILHTESSCGWGGQEIRILTESQGMIRRGHRVALVCCPTSKIAKAAPDYGIEVFTLPIEKKRGSALKALRQWLKLHRHQFDVINTHSSTDAWLVAASCATLRHSPVVVRTRHVSTDVSRSLPTRWLYLSSSTHVVTTGEKLRQTLHQHNKFPLEKMTSVPTGIDLQRFYPQNKQQAREKIGIPNKPTLGIVATMRVWKGHKYLVEAWKSLHQRFPDWQLIFVGDGPQRKNLEPMVKEAELEQSIFFLGNRNDVPDCLNAMDLFALPSFGNEGVPQGIMQAMACGLPVVSTTVGAISEAVIDGKTGFTLVPQVQETLTSHLAKLMRSDELREQMGKAALEHAVSRFGLDNMLDKMERIFIQAINDKNKSV, encoded by the coding sequence ATGAGTAAGTCAGTATTATCAATATTACATACAGAATCATCTTGTGGATGGGGTGGTCAGGAAATCCGTATACTGACGGAATCTCAAGGTATGATCCGCAGAGGGCATCGAGTTGCATTAGTGTGTTGCCCTACATCCAAAATTGCCAAGGCCGCGCCTGATTATGGTATTGAGGTTTTCACTTTACCCATTGAAAAAAAACGTGGTTCAGCATTAAAAGCACTTCGCCAATGGCTGAAATTACATCGCCACCAATTTGATGTTATCAATACTCATAGTTCCACTGATGCATGGTTAGTCGCTGCTTCTTGTGCCACATTACGTCATTCTCCTGTGGTCGTTCGAACTCGCCATGTTTCTACAGATGTTTCACGTTCATTACCAACTCGATGGCTTTATCTTTCGTCCAGTACCCATGTTGTGACAACAGGGGAAAAATTACGCCAGACTCTCCATCAGCATAATAAATTTCCATTAGAAAAAATGACATCAGTGCCTACGGGAATTGATCTGCAACGTTTTTATCCACAAAACAAACAACAAGCTAGAGAAAAAATTGGAATACCGAATAAACCGACATTAGGTATTGTTGCAACTATGCGAGTGTGGAAAGGACATAAATATTTAGTAGAAGCATGGAAATCATTACATCAGCGGTTTCCTGATTGGCAATTAATTTTTGTTGGTGATGGGCCTCAACGTAAAAATTTAGAACCGATGGTTAAAGAGGCAGAATTAGAACAAAGCATTTTCTTCCTTGGTAATCGTAATGATGTGCCTGATTGTTTAAATGCAATGGATCTCTTTGCGTTACCATCTTTTGGTAATGAAGGTGTGCCGCAAGGTATTATGCAGGCAATGGCGTGTGGTTTGCCTGTTGTATCGACTACGGTTGGCGCGATTAGCGAAGCCGTTATTGATGGTAAAACAGGATTTACATTAGTACCACAGGTACAAGAAACATTAACAAGTCATTTAGCCAAATTAATGCGCTCAGATGAATTACGTGAGCAGATGGGAAAAGCAGCGCTTGAACACGCTGTTTCACGATTTGGTTTGGATAATATGTTAGATAAGATGGAAAGGATCTTTATTCAGGCAATCAACGATAAAAATAAGTCAGTATGA
- a CDS encoding glycosyltransferase family 9 protein, with the protein MDPKNILVIAVARFGDTLLITPVIHALKQRWPNAHIDVFAHKRSACILEHNPDINSVRHFSKKRAVWSGWLPNKPYDLALVYGNDRELVNYARRQSHHTVAFADISEQQGNTTWVARPKSPMVAQKERALLINALGIYPSCWQLRYFISEEEVTFAQQFLKGNSLINKNIIGFQLQSFPAKAYRDWPVENFLQLAKQIITHDASTYFLLLGGKESAQLSVDLAKKIGEERCLALAGRVSMRQNAAIMANLSLYVGVDTGPTHLAGALDIPMVALYHSYHPGCYLAPIQHSCCQVIQHPTPLEKARREDNMAEISVENVWNAVSNIMNGMKVKK; encoded by the coding sequence ATGGATCCAAAAAATATATTGGTTATAGCGGTAGCGCGTTTTGGTGATACATTACTTATCACCCCCGTTATTCATGCCTTAAAACAGCGTTGGCCCAATGCTCATATTGATGTATTTGCACATAAGCGTAGTGCATGCATTCTTGAGCATAATCCTGATATTAATAGTGTTAGACATTTTTCTAAAAAGCGCGCTGTTTGGTCAGGTTGGTTACCGAACAAACCTTATGATTTGGCTTTGGTATACGGTAATGATCGTGAATTAGTGAACTATGCTCGTCGCCAATCTCATCATACCGTTGCTTTTGCTGACATATCTGAGCAGCAAGGCAATACGACTTGGGTTGCGCGCCCCAAGTCGCCGATGGTTGCACAAAAAGAGCGTGCCTTATTAATTAATGCATTAGGGATTTATCCGAGTTGTTGGCAATTACGTTACTTTATCAGTGAGGAAGAAGTGACTTTTGCACAACAGTTTTTGAAAGGTAATTCATTAATTAATAAGAATATTATTGGTTTTCAGTTACAAAGCTTTCCCGCTAAAGCCTATCGAGATTGGCCAGTGGAGAACTTTCTGCAATTAGCAAAGCAGATTATTACCCATGACGCGAGTACGTATTTTTTGCTATTAGGTGGTAAGGAAAGTGCGCAATTATCTGTTGATTTAGCTAAAAAAATAGGTGAAGAGCGATGTTTAGCCTTAGCAGGGCGTGTTTCAATGCGTCAAAATGCGGCAATTATGGCAAATTTATCGCTTTATGTTGGTGTTGATACTGGTCCTACACATTTAGCCGGTGCTTTAGATATCCCGATGGTGGCGCTATATCATAGCTATCATCCCGGGTGCTATTTAGCCCCTATACAACATTCTTGTTGTCAGGTTATCCAACACCCTACACCATTAGAAAAAGCACGCCGTGAAGATAATATGGCTGAAATCTCAGTTGAGAATGTGTGGAATGCAGTGAGTAATATCATGAATGGAATGAAGGTGAAAAAGTAA